From Vigna unguiculata cultivar IT97K-499-35 chromosome 5, ASM411807v1, whole genome shotgun sequence, the proteins below share one genomic window:
- the LOC114185235 gene encoding potassium transporter 8-like, with translation MDLESVIYKNSVKDGSWKTVLTLAYQSLGVVYGDLSTSPLYVYKSTFAEDIQHSETNEEIYGVLSFVFWTLTLVPLLKYVFIVLRADDNGEGGTFALYSLLCRHAQVGLLPNVQLADEELTEYTKDGTVPIDKNNVGLGLKSVFEKHKVLQRVLLVLALIGTCMVIGDGVLTPAISVFSAVSGLELSMSKEQHRYVEVPVACVILIFLFALQHYGTHRLGFLFAPVVLTWLLCISCIGMYNILHWNPHVYEALSPYYMFKFLKKTQRGGWMSLGGILLCITGSEAMFADLGHFSQLSIKIAFTFLVYPSLILAYMGQAAYLSKHHIIESDYRIGFYVSVPEKIRWPVLAIAILQAVVGSQAIITGTFSIIKQCSAMGCFPKVKIIHTSSKVHGQIYIPEINWCLMLLCLAITVGFRDTKRMGNASGLAVITVMLVTTCLMSLVIVLCWHKSIFLAIAFIFFFGSIEALYFSASLIKFLEGAWVPIALSLIFLIVMYVWHYGTLKKYEFDVQNKVSINWLLGLGPTLGIVRVRGIGLIHTELVSGIPAIFSHFVTNLPAFHQVVIFLCVKSVPVPHVRPEERFLVGRVGPKEYRLYRCIARYGYRDFHKDDIEFEKDLICSIAEFIRSDTSESNQGFESFEDDTKMAVVGTSASKSEGIRMCEDDNKNSEMENCLEMRVVKSPEIVRKRVRFVVPDSPEIDLGAREELQELMQAREGGMAFIMGHSYVKAKRGSSWIKKVVINYGYDFLRRNSRGPTYALSIPHASILEVGMVYHV, from the exons ATGGATCTGGAGTCTGTGATCTACAAAAACTCGGTTAAG GATGGATCATGGAAGACAGTGTTAACATTGGCTTATCAGAGCTTAGGAGTTGTGTATGGCGATTTAAGTACATCCCCACTTTATGTTTACAAAAGCACTTTTGCTGAGGACATTCAGCATTCAGAGACCAATGAAGAGATATATGGAGTGTTGTCTTTTGTGTTCTGGACTCTCACACTTGTTCCACTCCTCAAGTATGTCTTCATTGTGCTCAGAGCAGATGATAATGGAGAAGGAGGGACTTTTGCTCTGTACTCTCTTCTCTGCAGGCATGCTCAGGTGGGGTTGTTGCCTAATGTTCAGCTTGCAGATGAAGAACTAACTGAGTACACCAAGGATGGAACAGTGCCAATTGATAAGAACAATGTTGGGTTGGGATTGAAATCGGTGTTCGAGAAACACAAGGTTCTGCAGAGGGTGCTGCTTGTTCTGGCTCTGATAGGGACTTGCATGGTTATTGGGGATGGTGTGCTTACACCTGCTATTTCTG TTTTCTCTGCCGTGTCAGGCTTGGAGCTTTCTATGTCTAAAGAACAGCATAGAT ATGTTGAAGTACCAGTTGCTTGTGTGATACTGATATTTTTGTTTGCACTTCAACATTATGGAACACATCGCTTGGGGTTCCTATTTGCTCCTGTTGTGTTGACCTGGCTACTATGCATTAGCTGTATCGGTATGTATAATATCTTACATTGGAACCCTCATGTTTATGAGGCTCTCTCTCCCTACTACATGTTCAAATTTCTGAAGAAAACTCAAAGGGGAGGTTGGATGTCCTTAGGGGGAATTCTACTGTGTATAACAG GTTCTGAAGCTATGTTTGCTGATCTAGGACACTTTTCACAGTTATCGATTAAG ATTGCTTTTACCTTTCTGGTATACCCTTCTCTGATTCTGGCATATATGGGACAAGCTGCGTATCTTTCCAAGCATCATATTATTGAAAGTGATTACCGAATTGGGTTCTACGTATCTGTACCTG AGAAAATTAGATGGCCTGTTCTTGCAATAGCCATACTTCAAGCTGTGGTTGGAAGTCAAGCTATCATCACAGGTACTTTCTCAATAATCAAACAATGTTCTGCAATGGGATGCTTCCCCAAAGTCAAGATCATTCATACATCATCAAAGGTACACGGCCAGATTTATATCCCAGAGATCAACTGGTGTTTGATGCTACTTTGCCTTGCTATTACTGTTGGATTTAGAGATACAAAACGCATGGGAAACGCATCAG GCTTGGCTGTCATAACCGTCATGCTGGTCACCACTTGCTTAATGTCTCTAGTTATTGTGTTATGCTGGCACAAGAGTATTTTCCTAGCCATTGCCTTCATATTCTTCTTTGGGTCAATCGAAGCACTGTACTTCTCTGCATCCCTGATCAAGTTCCTTGAAGGAGCATGGGTGCCCATTGCCCTCTCGCTCATATTTCTGATTGTGATGTATGTGTGGCACTACGGCACACTTAAGAAGTACGAGTTCGATGTTCAGAATAAGGTGTCTATCAACTGGCTCCTTGGTTTAGGCCCCACTCTAGGAATTGTGCGTGTGAGAGGAATTGGCCTAATACACACTGAACTTGTGTCTGGGATCCCAGCCATTTTCTCTCACTTTGTCACTAATCTCCCAGCTTTTCATCAAGTTGTGATCTTCCTCTGCGTCAAATCTGTCCCAGTGCCACATGTCAGACCAGAGGAACGGTTCTTGGTTGGTAGAGTTGGCCCAAAAGAATACAGACTCTATAGGTGCATAGCTCGGTATGGTTATAGGGATTTTCACAAGGATGATATTGAGTTTGAGAAAGATCTTATCTGTAGCATAGCAGAATTCATTCGGTCCGATACTTCTGAATCAAACCAAGGATTTGAGAGTTTTGAAGATGACACAAAGATGGCAGTTGTAGGCACCTCAGCATCAAAGTCAGAAGGTATAAGGATGTGTGAAGATGATAACAAGAATAGTGAGATGGAAAATTGCTTAGAAATGAGGGTGGTTAAGTCTCCTGAAATAGTTAGGAAGAGAGTGAGGTTTGTTGTGCCAGATAGTCCAGAGATTGATTTGGGTGCAAGGGAGGAGTTGCAGGAACTAATGCAAGCAAGGGAGGGAGGAATGGCATTCATAATGGGTCATTCTTATGTGAAAGCAAAAAGAGGGTCAAGTTGGATAAAGAAAGTTGTGATCAATTATGGGTATGATTTCTTGAGGAGAAACTCTAGAGGACCAACTTATGCACTAAGTATCCCTCATGCTTCTATCCTAGAAGTTGGCATGGTCTACCATGTCTGA